CTGGTCGTGGTCGAACTCGTTGAACCCCTCGTCGACCTCGACCGCGGCCGGCAGTCCCGCGGCCGTCAGCGCGAGCGACGCTGTCCGCGCATGCCGCTGCATCGCGCCGGTGACCACGAGATCGGGCTTCACCCCACGCTCGGCCAGGGTCTCGCCGAGGCGAACCGCCTGCCGGTCACCGAGCGGGGAGAGCCGGTCGTAGTCGCTCTTGCCGAACGACGCCTGCGCGTGCCGGATCAGGTAGACGGTCCCCATTCAGGCCTTCCGGATGATCTGGCGGCAACGCCGTTCGAGCAGGTTGACCGGGAGCCAGAGGTTCTTGAACCGCGGGTTGCGGGTCTGCTTGTGGTGGTAGCGGTAGTAGATCTGCTGCGCGATCACGGCCAGCCGGAACAGGCCGAACACCTCGTAGAAGGCCCACTTGCCGCGATCCAGCCCGGTCTGCGCACAGTAGTAGTCGACGATCTCGTCCCGGCTGATCATGCCCGGCGCGTCCGACGGCTGCAGGCGGAACCGCCGGAAGGCCCAGTCGTCGTCGGCCTGCACCCAGTACGCCAGGCCGCTGCCGAGATCCATCAGCGGGTCGCCGATCGTGGCCAGCTCCCAGTCGAGCACGCCGATCACCTTCAGCGGATCGGCCGGATCGAGGACGACGTTGTCGAGGCGGAAGTCGTTGTGGATCACGCGGGACCCGACGTCGGCCGGGCGGTTCGCCTCGAGCCACTTCATCACCTTCCCGGCGCCACCCACGTTCCAGGTCTTCGCCTTGCGGTAGCGCTCGGACCAGCCGTGCACCTGGCGTTCGACGTACCCGTCGCCGCGGCTGAGATCGGCCAAGCCCGCCTGGACCGGATCGACCTGGTGCAGCGCGACCAAGGTGTCGATCAGCGTGAAGCCGAGCTGCCGGGTCTGCTCCGGTGTCAGGTCGACTCCAAGCGACGACCGGCGCGGGATGGTGCCGGCGATCCGCTCCATCACGTAGAACTCGGAGCCGAGCACGCCAAGGTCGGTGCAGTGGGCAACCATCTTCGGGACGTACGGGAAGACCGGCGCCAGACCGGCCTGGATCCGGTACTCGCGGCCCATGTCGTGCGCGCTCTTCGCCTTGGTCCCGGCCGGCGGGCGGCGCAGGATGAGGTCGCGGCCGTCGTACCGGAGCAGGTAGGTCAGGTTCGAGGCACCGCCGGAGAACTGGCGGACCTCGGGAAGCCCGTCCGGCAGGTCCGTGTGCGTGCGCAGCCAGGCGTCGACAGCGGGGACGTCGAAGGAGTCCTCGTCGCGAACGGCGCGAGCTCCCTCGACGACGTCCGCCGCCACTACCGCTCTCCGGCCGACGGCACCTGATCTGCGCTGGTCGCTTCCGCGCGCTGCCGGGCGCGGGCGGCGATCTTGCGCATCTGCCGGTCGTACAGCGGGCGGGCGAACCGCTTGGTCCGCCAGGCCAGCAGCGCCGGCCGGTCCGGGATGATCAGGAACTGCTTCTTCTTCACCCCGGCGACCACCGCCGCCGCGATGTCGTCCGCGGTCCGCGGCGACTTCTCGATCAGCCGGCGCGCGGAGTCGCTCATCGCGGTGTCCGCGCCCTGGATCGAGTCGCCCAGGTTGGTCTTGAAGAACGACGGGCAGACCACGGACACACTCACGCCGTACGGGTGCAGCTCGTGCGAGAGCGTCTCCGACAATGCGACCACTGCGGCCTTGACACTGTTGTACGAGCTCATCATCGGCGGGTGCACGAGCCCGGCGGCGGACGCCGTGTTCACGATCTGGCCGGAGCGCTGCCGCTTGAACAGCGGCGTGAACGCGCGGCACCCGCGGACCACGCCCATCAGGTTGATGTCGACGACCCGGTCCCACTCGGCCAGCGTCTCGACGTCGATCCGGCCGCCGGTGGCGATCCCGGCGTTGTTCACCAGGATGTCCAGGCCGCCCCAGGTCTGCTCGACCCACTCGACCGCGGCGTCCCAGTCCTCGGCGCTGCGCACGTTCAGCTGCCGGTACGACGCGCCGGCCGGCGGCGTCAGGCCGGCCGCCACGTCGGTACTCAGGACCTGGTGGCCCTCAGCAACGAACCGCTCGACCAGCGCGAGCCCCAGCCCGCTCGCTCCACCGGTGACCAGGACCCTGCTCATTCGGACTCCTTGTACTTCGCCAGCTCGATCCGTGCGACCACTCCACGGTGCACCTCGTCGGGCCCGTCCGCCAGTCTCAGCGCCCGCGCGCCGGTCCACGCCGCGGCCAGCGGGAAGTCGTCGGACAGTCCGCCACCGCCGTGCAACTGGATCGCCATGTCGATCACGTCCTGCGCCATCCGCGGGACGGCCACCTTGATCTGGCTGACCTCGCTGAGCGCGCCGGCAAGGCCTTCGGTGTCGAGCAGGTGGGCAGTCTGCAGAACCAGCAGCCGGGCCTGGTTGATCGCGATCCGCGCGTCGGCGATCCGCTCGCGGTTGCCGCCGAGGTTGACCAGCGGCTTGCCGAACGCCGTCCGGCTCAGCCCACGGCGTACGGCGAGCTCGAGCGAGTGCTCGGCCAGGCCGATCAGGCGCATGCAGTGGTGCACCCGGCCCGGACCGAGCCGGCCCTGGGCGATCTCGAACGCACGGCCGGGGCCGACCAGGATGTTCTCGGCCGGGACCCGGACGTCGGTGAACGAGACCTCGCCGTGGCCGTGCGGTTCGTCGTACCGGTGCATGGCGGGGAGCAGGCGCTCGACCTTCACGCCCGGGGTGTCGCGCGGAACCAGGACCATTGTGTGACGGGCGTAGCGGTGCGCGTCGGGGTCGGTCAGGCCCATGAAGATGAGCAGCTCGCAGTCCGGGTGGCCGATGCCGGTGCTCCACCACTTGCGGCCGTTGATCACGACCTCGTCGCCGTCCGGGATCGCGGTCGCGGCCATGTTGGTCGCGTCGGACGACGCGACGTCGGGCTCGGTCATGCAGAACGCCGACCGGATCGCGCCGTCGAGCAGCGGTTCGAGCCAGCGCTTCTTCTGCTCGGCCGTGCCGTAGCGCAGCAGGACCTCCATGTTGCCGGTGTCCGGGGCGTTGCAGTTGAACACGTACGGCGCCAGGAACGACCGGCCGGTCAGCTCGGCGATCGGGGCGTAGTCGAGGTTGGACAGGCCTTCGCCGTACTGCTCGTTGCCGGGCTCGGCGGACGGGAGAAAGAGGTTCCACAGGCCTTGCTCGCGGGCCTTGGCCTGCAGGTCCTTGAACGCCGGCTGCGGCTGCCACGGATCGGCGGCGTTCTTGGTCGCTGCGTGCAACTCAGCCTCGACCGGCTCGATCTCGGTCTCGAGGAAGCTCATGACCCGCTCGATCAGCTCTTGCGCCCGTGCGGACGGCTCGAACCCCATCACCACTCCTCGCGCTGGACTTCCTTGACCGTAGCGCACGTTCTAAGCAATGCTCAATAGCGTGAGCGGAAACACCGGACCCGAGCCCACGGCCGCGCCTGCCCGGCGCCGGCTGAGCGCGGACGACCGGCGCAAGCAGCTCGTCGGCATCGGTCTGATGATGCTGCGCACGCAGCCGATCCACGAGCTCTCGATCGACGCGGTCGCGGCCGAGGCGGGGATCTCCCGTGGCTTGCTGTTCCACTACTTCCCCACCAAGCGGGACTTCTACATCGCGGTCATGCGCGCCGCCGGCCGCCGCCTGCTGCGCGTCACCAAGCCCGACGCGTCGCTGCCGCCGGCTGACCAGCTGCGCCAGATGCTGCTGGCCTTCGTCGCATTCGTCGGCCGCCGCCGCGACTCGTACATCTCCTTCGTCCGCGGCGCCGCCGGCGGGGATGTCTTCGTCGTCGAGGTGTACGCCGAGACGCGCGCCGCGCTCACCGCCCGCGTCCTCACGCTGCTCGACCAGGACGCCGAGGACCAGCCGTCGTCGCCGGTCAGGCTGACGGTGCACGCCTGGCTCGCGTACGTCGAGGACCTCGCCATCGAGTGGTCAGGCCTCCCGGAGGCCGAGCGCCCCTACACGGCGGACCAACTCGTCGACCGCACGTTGAGTGCGCTGAAGGCCCTTAGTTGACAGGTCCCGTGGAGTCCCGGATCACCAGTTCGGTGGCCAGTTCGACGTGCAGGGCCTCGACCTCGTGGCGGTCGAGGAGGCGGATCAGGAGGCTGACGGCCATTCGGCCCATTTCCTGGAGCGGCTGGCGGACGGTGGTGAGCAGGGGTGAGGTGGCTCGGCTGACGTCGATGTCGTCGAAGCCTGCGATCGAGAGGTCGTGCGGGACGCGCAGGCCGCGCTGGGCCGCGGCTCGGAGGGCGCCGACGGCGGTCTTGTCGTTGAAGGCGACCAGGGCCGTCGGGCGGTTGGGGAGGTCGAGCAGTTCGCCGGCGGCTCGGAAGCCCTCTTCGGTGGTCGGCTCGACGTACCGGACGAGGGACGGGTCGGGGAGGGAGCCGGCGTCGGCGAGTGCTGCGGCGTGGCCGCTCAGGCGGGCATCACTGGCGAGCCACTCGCGAGGGCCGGCGATGACACCGATGCGGCGGTGACCGAGGCCGGTGAGGTGGGCGGTGACCTGGCGGGCGCCGGAGAAGTGCGCGGCGGAGACGGAGGCGATGTCCCTCGGCAGCGGGGTGCGCGGGTCGACGACGACGAACGGGAGCCGCCGGTTCTTTAGCTGGACGAGGTCTTCGGGAGGTTCGGGCGGGAGGATGAGGATTGCTCCGGCCAGGCCTGGCTGCTCCCGCAGACTTGAAGGGACGTTGTCGCCCGCGTTGAGGATCAGCTGGCGGCCGTGGCGGTCGAGGGACTCGGCGATCGAGGTGACGATCAGGCCGAAGTAGTCGGTCAGCAGGTACGGGCAGCGCACGTAGACCGCGCCCGCGGCGGGCTTCGGCATACCGCCGCGCGGGCTGGGAGCGCGCAGTCCCAGCTCCTCGACCGCGCGCTCGACCAGGGCACGGGTCTCCGGCGCGACGCTGCCCTGCTGGTTGAGCACCCGGGAGACGGTCGCGATCGACACTCCCGTGGCCGCCGCGACCTCGCGCACGGTCGCGCGTCCGCTAGGCATTTGTTACATCGCTTTGTTTCACGCTCAGCACCCTAGCCTGCCGCCTCAGGATCTTGACAGGGGCGAACCTCGCGGAGTTTCCTGAGGCAGTTTGTTGCAGCCGTGTTTCATCGGGGGAAGACCTTGAGGAGTGCGATGAGAACACCGGCAATCGCCGCCGCCTTGGCGCTCGCCACCGCTTCACTGACCGGGCCCGCCGCCGCCCAGGCGCACCGACCGCCCACCGACCAGGCCCGCGTCTGGGTCACCACGCCCGACCGCGCCGAGCTGCTGCACGAGCGGGCTCCGGTCGCGTTCGCGAAGGGCTCGAGCCCGCAGACGACGATCACGGTCGACCCCGGGACGAAGTACCAGACCGTCGACGGCTTCGGCGCCTCGATCACCGACTCCTCGGCCGCCGTGCTCTACCAGCTGTCGGCCGCGGACCGCGAGAAGACGATGCGCTCGCTGTTCGACCCGAAGCAGGGCATCGGCGTCAGCTTCCTGCGCCAGGTGGTCGGCTCGTCCGACTTCACCGCGCAGCCCGAGCACTACACGTACGACGACGTCCCCGCCGGTCAGACGGACTTCCCGCTCCGGCACTTCAGCATCGCCCACGAGCAGCGGCAGATCCTGCCGCTGCTGCGCCGGGCCAAGCAGCTGAACCCCGCGTTGAAGGTGATGGCCACCCCGTGGAGCCCGCCGGCCTGGATGAAGACCGGCGACTCGCTGGTCGGCGGGCGGCTGAAGGACGACCCGCGGGTCTACAACGCCTACGCGCGCTACCTGGTGAAGTTCGTCAAGGCGTACGCCGCGGCCGGCGTACCGGTCGATTTCCTGTCGATCCAGAACGAGCCGCAGAACCGCACGCCCACCGCCTACCCGGGGACGGACATGCCGGTCCGGCAGGCGGCCGCGGTGATCGAGCAGCTGGGCCCGCTGCTGCGCGCGGCCAGCCCGCGGACCAAGATCCTCGGCTACGACCACAACTGGACCACCCACCCGGGCGACGTCGCCAACACCCCGCCCGGCGAGGACCCGGAGACCGACTACCCGTACCAGCTGCTCAGTTCCAAGGCCGCGCGCTGGATCGCCGGTACGGCGTACCACTGCTACTCCGGCAGCCCGGCCGCGCAGACCGCGCTGCAGCAGGCGTTCCCCGAGAAGGGGATCTGGTTCACCGAGTGCTCCGGCTCGCACGGGCCGAACGACACCCCGCCGCAGATCTTCCGCGGCACGCTCACCTGGCACGCCCGCACCCTGATGCTCGGCACTACGCGCAACTGGGCCAAGTCCGTCGTCAACTGGAACATCGCGCTGAACGCCGACGGCGGTCCGCACAACGGCGGCTGCGACACCTGCACCGGTCTGGTCACGCGGCACCCGGACGGCTCGGTCAGCACCGACGCGGAGTACTACACGATCGGCCACCTGTCGAAGTTCGTGAAGCCCGGCGCGCGACGGATCGGCTCCACGTCGTACGGCACGACCGAGTGGAACGGGCAGCTGATGTCGGCCGCGTTCCGCAACCCCGACGGCTCGACGGCGCTGGTCGTGCACAACGAGAACGACGAGCCGCGGAGCTTCGCGGTCGCGGTCGGCGACAAGTCCTTCGAGTACACGCTGCCCGGCGGCTCGATCGGCACCTTCGTCTGGGCGCGCGAGCTGCGCTCGGAGTACAAGGCGGTCCCGCTCGCAGCAGCGACGGCCTCGGTCGGCGCGGATCTCGCGCCGCTCGCTGTGGATGCCGACGGGTCGACGCTGTGGCAGAGCAAGGCGGCGATCGCGTCCGGCCAATATGTGCAGGTCGATCTCGGCACTGCGCGGACCGTACGACGGGTCGCCCTCGACAGCGGCGGGAACCTCGGGGACTACCCGGGCACCTGGCAACTGTCCTACAGCAACGACGGTACGACCTGGCGCCCGCTGAAGACCGGCACCTCCAACGGTCAGCTCACGAACGTGGACGTCTCACCGACGCGAGCGCGGCACCTGCGGATCACGTCGACCGCCGCCGGTGACCACTGGTGGACGTTGGCCGACGTGCGCGTCTACAGCTGAGCAGGCCGGCCCCTGCCGCCCCAGGGGCCGGTCTCACACCTCCGCGGCCGCCAGCCGGCCGGCGATCCAGCCGGCCGTGGCGGCCGCGGTTTCGTTGTCTCGGGCAACTACTTGGAGCCCGACCGGGAGACCGCGGACCGGCAGCGGCACGCTGATCGCGGGGAAGCCGGTGAGGTTGCCCAGGCGGGTGTTGCGCATCAGCTGGGCGCGGATGGCGGTCGAACGTTCCAGGTCGGCGACCTCCGCGATGAGCGGCGCGACCAGCGGGACCGTCGGCAGCACGACGGCGTCGTACCAGTCGAGCAAGGTCTTCACCTGGGCGCGGATCGTCTCGGTGTCGCGGCGGGCCTGGACGTAGCGCCAGGCGGGGATCTCCGCCGCTTCCTTCAGGCGGAGCTGGACGTCGGGCTGGTACGCGTCGGTGCTGCGTCCGGCGTGGTTGGCCACGGCTTCCGGGCCTTGCAGATCGATCGCCGTCCTGGTGAGGTTCTCGGGAAGGTCGACCGGTGCGGTCCTGGCGCCGGCCGTCTGCAACCGGGCCAGACAGGCGGACCACGCCTCGGCGACCGCGGCGTCGGCCTCGCGCGTGGTGACCACACCCAGCCTCGGCGGCGTGACAGAAGGGGCTGTCGGCAACGAGTTTGTCAGCGCGGCGAGCGCGTAGGTCGCGTCGGCGACGGTCGCGGTGAGCACGCCGACGTGGTCCAGGCTCTGCGCGAGCGGGAAGACGCCGTCCGCGGGCAGGGTGCCGTACGCCGGTTTGAAGCCGACCACGCCGCACAGCGCGGCCGGGATCCGTACCGAGCCGGCTGTGTCGGTCCCGATCGCCAGCGGCACGATGCCCGCGGCCACGGCGGCTCCGGCACCCGAGCTCGACCCGCCGGTCATCCGCTCCGGGTCGTACGGGTTGCGGCACGGGCCGACGCGGTTCGACGTACCGGTGCAGCCGTAGGCGAACTCGTGCGAGTGACTGAGCCCGATCACGATCGCCCCGGCCGCGCGCAGCCGTCGTACGACGTCGGCATCGCTGGTCCCGACCTCGTCCATCGCCACCGAGCCGCAGCGGTAGGGCAGGCCTTCGACCTCGATGATCTCCTTCACCAGCACGGGAACACCGGCCAGCAGGCCCTTGCGGTTGTGCCAGCCCGCGGCCGCACGGGCGCCGGTCTCGTCGAGATGCACGACTGCGTTGAGCCCCGCGTTGTCGCGGGCCTTGGTCAGCGCCTCCTCGACCAGGCCGGCCGGATCCAGCTCGCCGGAACGGACCTGCGCGGCAATCTCCTCGAGCGACAGCACCTGGCCTACTAGAGCACGTCGATCGTCGAACTGCCTCGGCCCGTCCGAACCTGATAGCTGGTCGTTACCCCGGCGTTCGCGTGCAGCTTGTCGACGGCGCGGTAGGAGAGAGTGGCATCGTCCTGGGTGACCTCCAGTACGCCGTACCCGTGCTGGCGCATGTCGATCTGCTTCAGGTGCGGGTTGTACTGCAGGCGCTTCTGCTCCTCGGCCTTCGTCGCCGCGACGGTCTTGAGGTCGCCGGTGTTGGTCGAGGACACCGACGGTACGACGAACTCGACGCCGGCCCGGCGAGTACCGCCGGGGTTGCCCGGGCTGCCGGGCGCGAAGCCGGTGTCCCAGAGCTCACCGGAGAACGTGTCGTGGTCGTCGCCGGTGACGACCACGAGATCGGAGACCCGGTCGGCCGCGAGCGAGAGCAGCTCGCCGCGCTCGGCGCCGTACCCGTCCCAGGTGTCCATGAACGCCCGCTCGCCGTTGGCGCCGGTGACCATGCCCATCATCATGTTCGGGTTCGCGAGCACCTTCCAGCGGGCGCCGGACGAACGCAGTCCGTTCTCCAGCCAGGCCTTCTGCGGCGCACCGAGCATCGACCGGCCGGGCGCGTCCGCCGCTTCGCAGACGATGCTGCCGCCGTCGTCACAGGGCTGGTCGTCCTTGTACTGCCGGTTGTCGATCGCGAACAGCTCGACGGTCCGGCCGAGCTTGAGCGACCGGTACGTGCGCGTCATGTCGTTGGCGTAGCGCGGGACCGGCATCCGCTCGAACCAGGTGTGCCAGGCCGCGGACTTCTTCTCCTGGAAGAACAGCTCGGGCAGCGTCCAGTTGTCCTTGCTGTAGTTGTTGCGGAACTCGTGGTCGTCCCACAACGGCAGGAACGCGTGCTGCTGGTGCATCGCCCGCAGGTCGGGGTCGCTGCGGTAGAGCGTGTACTTCGCCCGCATCGTCGGCAGGATCTGGGGATAGAGGTTGAGATCGATCCCGCGGACGCCGGGCACGGTCGCCTCGTACACGTAGTCGCCCAGACAGACGACCAGGTCGAGATCCTCCTGCGCGAGGTGGCGATGCGTCGCGTAGTACCCCTCGGTGAAGCCCTGGCAGGTGAAGAACCCGATCCGCACGGGCTGGTTGGAATCGGCCGGCCTCAGCGTCTGGAACCGCCCGACCGGCGAGACCGTGTCCTTGCCGCGGAACTGGTAGAAGTACTCCTCACCCGCGACCAGCCCGCTCGCCGGGAAATGCACGCACCCGTCCCACTGCTTCTCCGCGACCACGGTCCGGACGATCTCCGGCCTGGTCAGATCCCGCTGCCTCGACACCACCACCGCCAGCTCGGCGTCCCCCTCGAACACCCCACGCGGCACCCGCGTCCACAACGTCGCCCCATCCGTCCGCGGGACTCCAGCCATCACCCCCTCGGGAAACGTCGCGCCCTTCACGAGCGTCGCCGAAGCATCCGCCGCCGTCCGCAGCGCAGGCGCTCCCCAGGCCTCCCCCGCACCGATCCCCGCGGCCGCAACCGCCCCGATCCCACCCAGCAGCGTCCTGCGCGTCAGCTGATCCATGGAGAAATACTGAAAGGTAATGATGAATTGGGGAAGACCTCAGCGCGACCTTTCGGTGACACAGCGTCGACCTCAGCTGAGAGTGAGGACCAGGTCCGATCCTTCGCGGTGGAAGCCGAGTTTGTTGAGGTAGGAGGCGGACTCGCGCATCCGGCGGGGGGCGACGACCTGGTGGAAGCCGTGGGCGGTGAAGACGTCGCTGCGGCGGTAGACGAACTCGCCGGGGGTGAAGTCGCGGTACTCGGGCAGGACGTAGTCGAGGTCGATCTGGGCGCGGCCGGCGCCGGCGTCGTGGGCCAGGACGACGCCGACGGTGCGTTCGCCGCGCTGGACCAGGAAGGCGTACGGCGCGGCGGGGGCGGTGAAGTCGGGGTTGAAGCGGCTGATGTCCTTGGCGTGCGCGGCGAGCACGTGCTTCAGGTAGGCGTCGCCGGCGCCGACCTGCAGGACGGCGTACTCGGAGGTGTCGTGGCGGTGCCGGAGCAGGCGGTAGAGGTGGACGACGTTGATCACCGCGAGCACGGCGTTCATGCCGACCATCGGCCAGACGCCGATCACCAGGTTGAAGGCGACCAGGACGATGCAGCCGACCAGGTTCAGCAGCCGGAGCCGCAGGATCCGGGTCTGCAGCAGCGACACGACCACCAGGGCCGAGCCGCCCCACCCGACGATGCTCCAGAAGTCCATGGCCGGAGAGTAGACCAGCTCACCGCCTGGACTGCTCTTTGTTCCACGTGGAACGCAACCGTCAGGAGTTGCTGTCCTTGTCGAAGCCGGTCAGCGGCACGTAGCTCGTCCACGGGCCGAGCGCGAAGTACCCACGCCCGTACGGCGTGACCGCCGCGCCGGCCTGCCAGTACGGAACCCGCCGGAGCCCGTACCGGACGTACCGCACCTCCGGGTCCTCACCGGCGCGCACCCGCGCGGCGTCCTGCGCGCAGGCCGGGACGGTCCGGGTGCCGAACTTCGGCTGCGTCCACACGATGTCGGTCGTCGACGGACCGTGCTGGGGGTTGAAGAAGCACGGCACCCGTCGTACCGGCACCGGCTCGCCCGCGGCGCGGGCCTGGACGCAGACGATCGCGTACCGCCCGGTCGCCAGCGCGTCGGTCACCGCGCTGATCCCCTCGGCGGAGCGGATTCCCTGGGCCGCGCGCTGCGCCGCCTCGTACGAGTCGAGCGCCACCTGGAAGTCCAGCCGGGCGTCGACGTCCAGCTCACGCCCGGTCACCCGCGCATCGAGGCGCGCCAGCTCCTCACCGAGCAGAGTGATGTCCTCGTCGGCCAGCCGCCGGATCTCGGCCAGCTCCTCGACGTCACCCCGACGGGCGCTGCGCCGGTCCCACAGATACCGGCCCAGCAGCACCACGCCACCGCCTCCCAGGGCGGCCAGCAACCACTCCATCCACAGAAGTTACCTTCCTGTGGACAGAGCTGTGTACAACTCACAGGCCACGATCAGGTCACCCTGGCCGCCCACCCGAGCAGGTCAGCCGCGCTCGGCCCACCAGGCGAGCAGCGCCTCGCGCGCCGCGTCGGCACCGATCTCGCCCTGGTCCATCCGCAGCTCCATCAGGAACTTGTACGCCTCGCCGACCTCGCGACCGGGCCCGATCCCCAGCGTCTCCATGATCTGGTTGCCGTCCAGGTCGGGCCGGATCGAGTCCAGTTCCTCCTGCTCGCGCAGCCGGTCGATCCGCACTTCCAGGTCGTCGTACGCCGAGCGCAGCGCGTCCGCCTTGCGCTTGTTCCGGGTCGTCGAGTCGGCACGGGTCAGCACGTGCAGCCGGCTCAGCAGCTTGCCCGCGTCGCGGACGTACCGGCGGACGGCGGAGTCGGTCCACTCGCCGGTCCCGTAGCCGTGGAAGCGCAGATGCAGCTCGACCAGCTTGCCGACCTCGTCGATCTGCTCGTTGCTGAACCGCAGCGCGCGCATCCGCTTCTTGGCCAGCTTCGCGCCGACCACGTCGTGGTGGTGGAAGGTGACCTTGCCGTCGCCCTCGAACTTGCGCGTCTTCGGCTTGCCGATGTCGTGGATCAGCGCGGCGAACCGGACCACGAAGTCCGGCGCCTCGATGCCGTCCTTGGCCAGCCGCGGCTCCAGGTCGATCGCCTGGTCGAGCACGGTCAGCGAGTGCTGGTACACGTCCTTGTGCCGGTGGTGCTCGTCCAGCTCGAGCCGCAGCGCCGGCAGCTCGGGCAGCACGTGATCGGCCAGCCCGGTCGACACCAGCAGGTCCAGACCGACCCGCGGGTACGGCGCGCAGACCAGCTTCTCCAGCTCGTCGCGGACGCGCTCGGCGGACACGATCGCGATCCGGTCGGCCATCGCGGTCATCGCCTCGACCACAGCCGGGTCGGGCGTGAACGCCAGCTGGGCCGCGAACCGGGCCGCCCGCATCATCCGCAGCGGGTCGTCGGAGAACGAGTCCTCCGGGGAGCCCGGCGTCCGGATCACCCGGTGCGCGACGTCCTCGAGGCCGCCGTACGGGTCGACGAAGCGGTGCGACGGGAGCAGCACCGCCATCGCGTTCATGGCGAAGTCCCGCCGGGCCAGGTCCTCCTCGAGGGTGTCGCCGTAGGCCACCTCCGGTTTGCGCGAGGTGGGATCGTAGGACTCCGAGCGATAGGTGGTGATCTCCAGGACCCAGTCGTCCTTGCGGCAGCCGATGGTGCCGAAGGCCTTGCCGATGTCCCAGACGTGGTCGGCCCAGCCGGCCAGCAGCCGCTGGACGACGTCGGGCCGGGCCGAGGTGGCGAAGTCGAGATCCTTGCTCCCACGATCGAGGAGAATGTCGCGGACAGGACCTCCGACCAGCGCGATCTCGTGGCCGGCCGCGTCGAAGCGGGCACCCAGCTCGTCGACCACCGGGGCGATCTTCAGCAACGCCTGGACGCCTTGCCGCTGGACGGCGGACAGCGATCCGGAGGAGCGTGACTGGTCGGGAGTAGGAGACACGGGGAACTAGGTTACGGTGACGGCGTGTTCAGACGGCGACTGAGGCTCTGCGCGAGCGTGGGCGCGAGCCTGGTGATCGCTGCGTCGGTGGCGGCCCAGCCGGCCCCGGACGCGGTCGCAAGCCCCTCGGCGGAGGACCCGGTGGTCGACGTGACCATCGACTCCTTCACGCCGACCGCGCCGAAGGTCGGCGACCAGGTGGTGATCACCGGCCGGGTCACCAACACCAGCTCGGCCACCTTCGGCAACCCACAGGCCCAGGCCTGCGTCGTCGACAAGCGGCTGACCACCCGCGCCCAGCTGGCCGCGATCCCGACCGAGGCCGACCAGCCGCTCCGCGACCGCAACGACTGCGTCGGGCTGAACAACTCCGACTCCACCACCTTCCAGGAGTACGACGCACCGCTGGCCCCGAAGGCGACAGTCCCGTTCCGGCTCGTGGTGCGCTGGTCGGACTGGGACCTGAAGTCCAAGCAGCCTGGCGCCTACACGGTCGGCGTCCGCTTCCGCGGTGACTACACCAACGAGGAAACCGGTCAGACCGGCCGGATCTCGCTCGGCCTGGCCCGCACGCTGATGCCAGTGGTCCCCGCGTCGCCACTGCCGCGCAAGGTGAGCACCGCCCTGGTGATCCCGCTGCGGCACCGCCCGACGCTGCTGACCGGCGACCGGTTCACGAACGAGTCCCTGGCCGACGCGCTGGCGC
The Kribbella italica DNA segment above includes these coding regions:
- a CDS encoding phosphotransferase, coding for MAADVVEGARAVRDEDSFDVPAVDAWLRTHTDLPDGLPEVRQFSGGASNLTYLLRYDGRDLILRRPPAGTKAKSAHDMGREYRIQAGLAPVFPYVPKMVAHCTDLGVLGSEFYVMERIAGTIPRRSSLGVDLTPEQTRQLGFTLIDTLVALHQVDPVQAGLADLSRGDGYVERQVHGWSERYRKAKTWNVGGAGKVMKWLEANRPADVGSRVIHNDFRLDNVVLDPADPLKVIGVLDWELATIGDPLMDLGSGLAYWVQADDDWAFRRFRLQPSDAPGMISRDEIVDYYCAQTGLDRGKWAFYEVFGLFRLAVIAQQIYYRYHHKQTRNPRFKNLWLPVNLLERRCRQIIRKA
- a CDS encoding SDR family NAD(P)-dependent oxidoreductase, with translation MSRVLVTGGASGLGLALVERFVAEGHQVLSTDVAAGLTPPAGASYRQLNVRSAEDWDAAVEWVEQTWGGLDILVNNAGIATGGRIDVETLAEWDRVVDINLMGVVRGCRAFTPLFKRQRSGQIVNTASAAGLVHPPMMSSYNSVKAAVVALSETLSHELHPYGVSVSVVCPSFFKTNLGDSIQGADTAMSDSARRLIEKSPRTADDIAAAVVAGVKKKQFLIIPDRPALLAWRTKRFARPLYDRQMRKIAARARQRAEATSADQVPSAGER
- a CDS encoding acyl-CoA dehydrogenase family protein, with translation MGFEPSARAQELIERVMSFLETEIEPVEAELHAATKNAADPWQPQPAFKDLQAKAREQGLWNLFLPSAEPGNEQYGEGLSNLDYAPIAELTGRSFLAPYVFNCNAPDTGNMEVLLRYGTAEQKKRWLEPLLDGAIRSAFCMTEPDVASSDATNMAATAIPDGDEVVINGRKWWSTGIGHPDCELLIFMGLTDPDAHRYARHTMVLVPRDTPGVKVERLLPAMHRYDEPHGHGEVSFTDVRVPAENILVGPGRAFEIAQGRLGPGRVHHCMRLIGLAEHSLELAVRRGLSRTAFGKPLVNLGGNRERIADARIAINQARLLVLQTAHLLDTEGLAGALSEVSQIKVAVPRMAQDVIDMAIQLHGGGGLSDDFPLAAAWTGARALRLADGPDEVHRGVVARIELAKYKESE
- a CDS encoding TetR/AcrR family transcriptional regulator produces the protein MSGNTGPEPTAAPARRRLSADDRRKQLVGIGLMMLRTQPIHELSIDAVAAEAGISRGLLFHYFPTKRDFYIAVMRAAGRRLLRVTKPDASLPPADQLRQMLLAFVAFVGRRRDSYISFVRGAAGGDVFVVEVYAETRAALTARVLTLLDQDAEDQPSSPVRLTVHAWLAYVEDLAIEWSGLPEAERPYTADQLVDRTLSALKALS
- a CDS encoding LacI family DNA-binding transcriptional regulator, encoding MPSGRATVREVAAATGVSIATVSRVLNQQGSVAPETRALVERAVEELGLRAPSPRGGMPKPAAGAVYVRCPYLLTDYFGLIVTSIAESLDRHGRQLILNAGDNVPSSLREQPGLAGAILILPPEPPEDLVQLKNRRLPFVVVDPRTPLPRDIASVSAAHFSGARQVTAHLTGLGHRRIGVIAGPREWLASDARLSGHAAALADAGSLPDPSLVRYVEPTTEEGFRAAGELLDLPNRPTALVAFNDKTAVGALRAAAQRGLRVPHDLSIAGFDDIDVSRATSPLLTTVRQPLQEMGRMAVSLLIRLLDRHEVEALHVELATELVIRDSTGPVN